The Erythrobacter aurantius genome includes a window with the following:
- a CDS encoding lysine--tRNA ligase, with translation MTDTALIEAARSSKAWPFQEAQRLAKRLRDGKPDGAPVLFETGYGPSGLPHIGTFQEVLRTTLVRRAYEALTGQKTRLVAFSDDMDGLRKVPDNVPNKEMLAANLGKPLSRIPNPFDTDHESFAAHNNAMLRDFLDRFGFDYEFVSSSDRYNSGAFDDALRGVLRNFDAIMDIMLPTLGEERRKTYSPVMPVSPTTGGVLQVPIEVVDADAGLIRFTDEDGSVVEQSALGGMSKCQWKVDWAMRWVALGVDYEMYGKDLTDSGVQSGKIARVLGGNKPEGLIYELFLDAKGEKISKSKGNGLTIEEWLTYGSEESIGYYIFANPKSAKQLHAGVIPKAIDDYWQFRAALPTQPLDKQLGNPVWHLLRANETLETAEAPGAGDSLSVPYSLLLNLVGVLGATATYGSVAAYLRRLKGVQGETVAPLADIVSAADETRSLPQAADDHLGKLIDKAIAYNRDFVAPTLSKRAPAGGEVAALKELDAQLAAADPATSAEDLQTMVYEIGKREEYGFESLRDWFKALYETLLGSEQGPRMGSFIALYGVEPTRKLIAEALERA, from the coding sequence ATGACTGATACAGCACTGATCGAAGCCGCACGTTCGTCCAAGGCCTGGCCGTTCCAGGAGGCGCAGCGGCTTGCCAAACGCCTTCGTGACGGAAAGCCCGACGGCGCGCCTGTGCTGTTCGAAACCGGCTATGGCCCATCAGGCCTGCCGCATATCGGTACCTTTCAGGAAGTGTTGCGCACCACTCTGGTTCGCCGCGCCTATGAGGCGCTTACGGGGCAGAAAACGCGTCTGGTCGCCTTCAGCGATGACATGGACGGGCTGCGCAAGGTGCCCGACAATGTACCGAACAAGGAAATGCTCGCGGCCAATCTCGGCAAGCCGCTGTCGCGCATCCCCAATCCGTTCGACACCGATCACGAAAGCTTTGCCGCGCACAACAACGCGATGCTGCGCGACTTCCTCGACCGTTTCGGCTTCGACTACGAATTCGTCAGCTCGTCCGATCGCTACAACAGCGGCGCGTTCGACGATGCCTTGCGCGGGGTGCTGCGCAATTTCGACGCGATCATGGATATCATGCTGCCGACGCTGGGTGAAGAGCGGCGCAAGACCTATTCGCCGGTCATGCCCGTTTCGCCCACCACGGGCGGGGTGTTGCAGGTGCCGATCGAGGTGGTGGACGCCGATGCGGGCCTGATCCGCTTCACCGATGAAGACGGCAGCGTCGTCGAACAATCGGCGCTGGGCGGCATGTCCAAGTGCCAGTGGAAGGTCGACTGGGCGATGCGCTGGGTCGCGTTGGGCGTCGATTACGAGATGTACGGCAAGGACTTGACCGACAGCGGCGTGCAGTCTGGCAAGATCGCGCGCGTGCTCGGCGGCAACAAGCCCGAGGGGCTGATCTACGAGCTGTTCCTCGACGCCAAGGGCGAGAAGATTTCGAAGTCCAAGGGCAACGGCCTCACCATCGAGGAATGGCTGACCTATGGCAGCGAGGAAAGCATCGGCTACTACATCTTCGCCAATCCCAAGAGCGCGAAGCAGTTGCACGCGGGCGTGATCCCCAAGGCGATTGACGATTACTGGCAGTTCCGTGCCGCTTTGCCGACACAGCCGCTCGACAAGCAGCTGGGCAATCCGGTGTGGCACCTGCTGCGTGCGAACGAGACGCTGGAAACCGCCGAAGCGCCGGGGGCGGGGGACAGCCTGTCGGTGCCTTACAGCCTGCTGTTGAACCTCGTTGGAGTCCTTGGTGCTACTGCGACATACGGAAGCGTTGCCGCCTATTTACGGCGTCTAAAGGGTGTACAGGGTGAAACTGTCGCGCCGCTCGCTGATATTGTTTCTGCGGCTGACGAGACTAGAAGCCTGCCGCAGGCTGCAGACGATCATCTTGGGAAACTGATTGACAAGGCGATTGCATACAACCGCGATTTCGTCGCTCCGACGCTGTCGAAGCGCGCGCCTGCGGGCGGCGAAGTTGCGGCGCTCAAGGAACTCGACGCGCAGCTTGCGGCGGCAGACCCGGCGACCAGTGCCGAGGATTTGCAGACCATGGTCTATGAAATCGGCAAGCGCGAGGAATACGGGTTCGAGTCCCTGCGCGACTGGTTCAAGGCGCTTTACGAGACGCTGCTGGGCAGCGAGCAGGGGCCGCGCATGGGCAGCTTCATCGCTCTGTATGGAGTGGAGCCGACCCGCAAGCTGATCGCCGAGGCGCTGGAAAGGGCGTAA
- a CDS encoding prolyl hydroxylase family protein encodes MSKTETIPDQDALRRVGKTVRERLAADPGVYKIDTDMAELFAVGGFLSAAECERLCLMVDHTARPSSLHELGYESGFRTSYSGDLDPHDSFVKGISRRIDDLLGLPSAIGEAIQGQRYLPGQQFKPHNDWFYTSERYWQDERERGGQRSWTTMAFLNDVEEGGETHFTHIGIKIEPKPGVLLIWNNALPDGTPNEDTMHAGTPVIKGSKYVITKWYRTRTWK; translated from the coding sequence ATGTCCAAGACCGAAACCATTCCCGATCAGGATGCCCTGCGCCGCGTCGGCAAGACCGTGCGCGAACGGCTGGCCGCTGATCCCGGCGTCTACAAGATCGATACCGACATGGCCGAACTGTTCGCAGTCGGCGGTTTCCTGAGCGCCGCCGAATGCGAGCGGCTGTGCCTGATGGTCGATCACACCGCGCGGCCTTCATCGCTGCACGAGCTCGGCTATGAAAGCGGTTTCCGCACTTCCTATTCGGGCGATCTCGATCCGCATGACAGCTTCGTCAAAGGGATCAGTCGCAGGATCGACGACCTGCTCGGCCTGCCATCTGCCATCGGCGAGGCGATCCAGGGGCAACGATACCTTCCGGGCCAGCAGTTCAAGCCGCACAACGACTGGTTCTATACTTCCGAACGCTATTGGCAGGACGAACGCGAACGCGGCGGACAGCGCAGTTGGACCACGATGGCCTTCCTCAACGATGTCGAGGAAGGCGGCGAAACCCATTTCACCCACATAGGCATCAAGATCGAGCCGAAGCCCGGCGTGCTGCTGATCTGGAACAACGCCCTGCCCGACGGCACGCCGAACGAGGATACGATGCACGCCGGAACCCCGGTGATCAAAGGGTCCAAATACGTCATCACCAAGTGGTATCGCACGCGCACCTGGAAGTAG
- a CDS encoding RcnB family protein: MDITLFFRGSALSALALALAFVAPPEPVEAATAAEAGSAFQQDRQDRRSERRANRNNQNSSAPARGNRGFEQRGNRTAEPDARPVRQERRFEQRAQQVDRRSERRANQVENRGDRRANRFEQQGRDRAAQQVDRRSERRADTIEQRGDRRANRIERRGERNFEQRDRRIDRRDTRRFDQSERREERRVDRAERRGFRDGVRTERQRDRFEDRQIRRDGFRDGVRAGRNDARRDYRDNNRRWRDDRRDYRGDRGWRGDRGWHRDRDFRRWDRRGWRSDRRFGWHDYRRANRNIFRLGRYYAPYRAHRYNRLSIGFFLDSLFFQPRYFINDPWAYRLPPVYGPYQWVRYYDDVILVDIYTGEVVDVIHDFFW; this comes from the coding sequence ATGGACATAACCCTGTTCTTCAGGGGCAGTGCGCTGTCCGCCCTTGCATTGGCATTGGCTTTCGTCGCACCGCCCGAACCCGTCGAGGCCGCAACCGCGGCAGAGGCAGGCAGCGCGTTTCAGCAGGACCGGCAGGATCGCCGTTCGGAACGTCGGGCCAACCGCAACAATCAGAACTCCAGCGCCCCGGCGCGCGGAAATCGCGGCTTCGAGCAGCGCGGCAACCGCACGGCGGAACCAGACGCCCGCCCGGTCAGGCAGGAACGCCGGTTCGAACAGCGTGCACAGCAGGTTGATCGCCGTAGCGAACGCCGTGCCAACCAGGTCGAAAACCGGGGTGATCGGCGCGCGAACCGCTTTGAGCAGCAGGGACGCGATCGCGCGGCACAGCAAGTGGACCGCCGCAGCGAGCGCCGCGCGGATACGATCGAACAGCGCGGGGATCGTCGGGCCAATCGGATCGAACGCCGGGGCGAACGCAACTTCGAACAGCGCGACCGCCGGATCGATCGGCGCGACACCCGCCGCTTTGACCAATCCGAACGGCGTGAAGAACGCCGGGTGGATCGGGCCGAACGTCGCGGTTTTCGCGATGGAGTGCGGACGGAGCGTCAGCGCGACCGGTTCGAGGATCGGCAGATCCGGCGCGACGGTTTTCGTGATGGCGTAAGGGCCGGACGGAACGATGCACGGCGCGACTATCGCGACAACAACCGTCGCTGGCGCGATGATCGCCGGGATTATCGCGGGGATCGCGGCTGGCGTGGCGATCGCGGCTGGCACCGCGACCGCGATTTCCGTCGCTGGGACCGGCGCGGCTGGCGTTCGGATCGCCGGTTCGGCTGGCACGATTATCGCCGGGCAAACCGCAACATCTTCCGCCTGGGCCGTTACTATGCCCCTTATCGCGCGCACCGTTACAACCGGCTGAGCATCGGGTTCTTCCTCGACAGCCTGTTCTTCCAGCCGCGATATTTCATCAACGATCCGTGGGCCTATCGACTGCCGCCGGTTTACGGGCCGTATCAATGGGTTCGCTATTACGATGACGTGATCCTGGTGGATATCTATACCGGCGAAGTGGTTGACGTGATCCACGACTTCTTCTGGTAA
- a CDS encoding pyridoxamine 5'-phosphate oxidase family protein, giving the protein MFETLEDVRRDLVGRLARAAKDRKSPMHVPAVVTSDVDARGMVLREFNYDAWTLRFHTDTRAPKVAAIDADPRMAVLFYDKAAKIQIRVRGTGRVLRDDPLTDMAWANGSNFARRCYLGDGPGTVSEQPTSGLPDDLEGVQPTDEQLIPARDHFAVLLVELAELDWLYLAHTGHVRAQFVRVEGEWQGRWVSP; this is encoded by the coding sequence ATGTTCGAAACCCTTGAAGATGTGCGGCGTGATCTGGTCGGGCGGCTGGCCCGTGCGGCGAAGGACCGCAAATCGCCCATGCATGTTCCTGCTGTCGTCACCAGCGATGTCGATGCACGCGGAATGGTGCTGCGCGAATTCAATTACGATGCATGGACGCTGCGCTTCCACACCGACACCCGCGCACCAAAGGTCGCGGCGATTGACGCCGATCCGCGCATGGCGGTGCTATTCTATGACAAGGCGGCAAAGATACAGATTCGGGTGCGCGGTACGGGCAGGGTGCTGCGGGATGATCCCCTGACGGATATGGCGTGGGCCAACGGATCGAACTTTGCGCGCCGCTGCTATCTTGGTGACGGGCCGGGCACGGTCAGCGAGCAGCCGACATCAGGCCTGCCTGACGATCTGGAAGGCGTCCAGCCCACTGACGAACAGTTGATCCCGGCACGCGATCATTTCGCGGTGCTGCTGGTTGAGCTGGCAGAGCTGGACTGGCTTTATCTCGCGCACACAGGCCATGTCCGGGCACAGTTCGTCCGCGTCGAGGGGGAATGGCAGGGGCGCTGGGTTTCGCCCTAG
- a CDS encoding GGDEF domain-containing protein yields the protein MQGFAQTDFSDPAVALVSAMVLAAGMTAYALRSNNRAREAVDPLNGFFSPDRFEAEIEATERRVSPFKPRGAVLRGQIDHLSQVRTLWGPETRANAVKQVAQVMRAGVRKTDMVVQTEGPEGDGSFVILAHGASEEEASGIAKRLLKTIGRTKVPGMGDGMRLSASFGVAARRLGESEDDWRKRADIALAAARASGEDQIMTASEWEEVMMLPAPDPIARCEGGDDAAAA from the coding sequence ATGCAAGGGTTCGCGCAGACAGATTTTTCCGATCCGGCGGTAGCGCTGGTTTCAGCAATGGTGCTTGCCGCCGGCATGACGGCCTATGCCCTGCGTTCGAACAATCGTGCACGAGAGGCTGTCGATCCGCTCAACGGCTTCTTCTCGCCTGATCGTTTCGAGGCCGAGATCGAAGCCACCGAAAGGCGTGTGTCGCCGTTCAAGCCGCGCGGGGCAGTGCTGCGTGGCCAGATCGATCACCTTTCGCAAGTGCGCACTCTTTGGGGCCCGGAAACACGCGCAAATGCGGTGAAACAGGTGGCACAGGTGATGCGTGCCGGCGTGCGCAAGACCGATATGGTGGTGCAGACCGAAGGCCCCGAAGGCGACGGATCGTTCGTGATCCTGGCTCATGGTGCATCCGAGGAGGAAGCCAGCGGGATCGCAAAGCGCCTGCTCAAGACCATCGGGCGGACAAAGGTGCCGGGAATGGGTGACGGAATGCGCCTTTCCGCCAGTTTTGGCGTGGCCGCAAGGCGGCTGGGCGAAAGCGAGGATGATTGGCGCAAGCGGGCCGACATCGCTTTGGCTGCGGCACGCGCTTCCGGTGAAGACCAGATCATGACCGCCAGCGAATGGGAAGAGGTGATGATGCTCCCTGCCCCCGATCCGATTGCCAGATGCGAAGGCGGGGACGACGCGGCTGCGGCCTAG
- a CDS encoding 2-hydroxymuconate tautomerase produces MPIVSIHMRKGRKPEAKKMLLRKVTDAVAESIGADPGKIRVLIHEVDDSHWSVGGISYEDQENGT; encoded by the coding sequence ATGCCGATTGTTTCGATCCACATGCGCAAGGGCCGCAAGCCTGAGGCGAAGAAGATGCTGCTGCGCAAGGTCACCGATGCGGTTGCAGAATCGATAGGGGCTGATCCGGGCAAGATCCGCGTATTGATCCATGAAGTGGATGACAGCCATTGGTCGGTGGGCGGCATCAGTTACGAGGATCAGGAAAATGGAACTTGA
- a CDS encoding SDR family oxidoreductase has protein sequence MELELSGKRALVLGASRGLGAAIAQELASEGAMVLGVSRSGTGPGDWQTMAQDLSASDAAASIAARAREVLGGVDILVNNSGGPPPSAAQDTGGDAILASAQPMLVTLIELTRALLPDMRAGGYGRILTVTSSGVQEPIPGLALSNTIRAALHGFMKTLAKEVAADGVTVNMLMPGQIDTDRLRELHGGMAERMGVPLDAMRAKAVENIPTGRFGDPREFAAVAAFLASPRASYVTGQEIAIDGGLLKG, from the coding sequence ATGGAACTTGAACTCAGCGGAAAGCGCGCACTTGTTCTGGGTGCCAGCCGGGGACTTGGCGCGGCGATAGCTCAGGAACTGGCGAGCGAGGGAGCGATGGTGCTGGGCGTTTCACGCAGCGGCACGGGACCGGGCGACTGGCAGACCATGGCACAGGACCTGTCCGCGTCCGACGCCGCCGCCTCCATCGCTGCAAGAGCGCGGGAAGTGCTGGGCGGGGTGGACATCCTCGTCAACAATTCCGGAGGACCGCCGCCCAGCGCCGCGCAGGATACCGGCGGCGATGCGATACTTGCCTCGGCCCAGCCAATGCTGGTGACGCTGATCGAGCTGACGCGGGCGCTGTTGCCGGATATGCGCGCTGGCGGATATGGCCGCATCCTGACGGTCACATCGTCGGGCGTGCAGGAACCGATTCCCGGCCTTGCCCTATCGAACACGATCCGAGCCGCGCTGCACGGTTTCATGAAGACGCTGGCCAAGGAAGTCGCCGCCGACGGGGTGACGGTCAACATGCTGATGCCCGGCCAGATCGACACGGATCGTCTGCGCGAACTCCACGGCGGAATGGCTGAGCGTATGGGCGTGCCGCTCGACGCGATGCGCGCCAAGGCGGTGGAGAACATCCCCACCGGCCGCTTTGGCGATCCGCGCGAATTCGCGGCGGTTGCCGCCTTCCTCGCTAGCCCGCGCGCGTCCTACGTTACCGGACAGGAAATCGCCATCGACGGCGGGCTGCTCAAGGGGTGA
- the ettA gene encoding energy-dependent translational throttle protein EttA, with translation MAAQYAFVMKGMTKSFPGAQKPVLSNINLQFYQGAKIGIVGPNGAGKSTLIKIMAGIDKDFTGEAWPGENITVGYLEQEPELDESKTVMENVKDGAREIADLVDRFNAISAEMGDPQEDTDFDALMEEMGDLQAKIDAVDGWTLDNQLEVAMEALRCPPGDWPVTDLSGGEKRRVALTRLLIQKPSILLLDEPTNHLDAESVQWLENHLKEYAGAVLMITHDRYFLDNVVEWILELDRGSYYPYEGNYSTYLEKKAKRLEQESREESGKQKALARELEWIRQTPAARQTKSKARIRKFEELQEAQAGRAPGKAQIVIQVPERLGGKVIEAKNITKAYGDKLLFENLSFMLPPGGIVGVIGPNGAGKSTLFKILTGKETPDSGTVEIGSTVHLGYVDQSRDHLDGSKNVWEEISDGLDYMKVNGHDMSTRAYVGAFNFKGADQQKNVGKLSGGERNRVHMAKMLKQGGNVLLLDEPTNDLDVETLAALEDAIENFAGCAVVISHDRFFLDRLATHILAFEGNSHVEWFEGNFEAYEEDKRRRLGDAADRPTRLAYKKLTR, from the coding sequence ATGGCCGCGCAATACGCCTTTGTCATGAAAGGCATGACCAAGAGCTTCCCCGGTGCCCAAAAGCCGGTGCTCTCGAACATCAATCTCCAGTTCTATCAGGGCGCCAAGATCGGCATCGTCGGCCCCAATGGCGCGGGCAAATCGACCCTGATCAAGATAATGGCCGGGATCGACAAGGACTTCACCGGTGAAGCATGGCCGGGTGAGAACATCACTGTCGGCTATCTTGAGCAGGAGCCCGAGCTCGACGAGAGCAAGACCGTGATGGAAAACGTCAAGGACGGCGCCCGCGAGATCGCCGATCTGGTTGATCGTTTCAACGCGATCAGCGCCGAGATGGGCGACCCGCAAGAGGACACCGACTTCGACGCGCTGATGGAGGAAATGGGCGATCTGCAGGCCAAGATCGACGCGGTTGACGGCTGGACGCTCGACAACCAGCTCGAAGTCGCGATGGAGGCCCTGCGCTGCCCGCCGGGCGACTGGCCGGTTACCGATCTATCCGGTGGTGAAAAGCGCCGCGTCGCGCTGACCCGCCTGCTGATCCAAAAGCCTTCGATTCTGCTGCTCGACGAACCGACGAACCACCTTGATGCCGAAAGCGTCCAGTGGCTGGAAAACCACCTGAAGGAATACGCGGGTGCGGTGCTGATGATCACCCACGATCGCTACTTCCTCGACAATGTGGTGGAATGGATCCTCGAACTCGATCGCGGCTCCTACTACCCCTACGAAGGCAACTATTCGACCTATCTCGAAAAGAAGGCCAAGCGTCTGGAACAGGAAAGCCGCGAGGAAAGCGGCAAGCAAAAGGCGCTTGCCCGCGAGCTAGAGTGGATCCGGCAGACCCCGGCCGCGCGTCAGACCAAGTCCAAGGCGCGTATCCGCAAATTCGAGGAACTGCAGGAAGCCCAGGCTGGACGTGCTCCGGGCAAGGCGCAGATCGTCATCCAGGTGCCCGAACGCCTAGGCGGAAAGGTGATCGAGGCCAAGAACATCACCAAGGCCTATGGCGACAAACTGCTGTTCGAAAACCTGTCCTTCATGCTGCCTCCGGGCGGTATTGTCGGCGTGATCGGACCGAATGGTGCGGGTAAATCAACCCTGTTCAAGATCCTCACCGGCAAGGAAACGCCCGATAGCGGCACGGTTGAAATCGGTTCGACAGTGCACCTCGGCTATGTCGACCAGAGCCGCGACCACCTCGATGGCAGCAAGAACGTGTGGGAGGAAATCTCCGACGGGCTCGATTACATGAAGGTCAACGGCCACGACATGTCGACCCGTGCCTATGTCGGCGCGTTCAACTTCAAGGGTGCCGACCAGCAGAAGAACGTCGGCAAGCTTTCGGGCGGTGAACGCAACCGCGTGCACATGGCCAAGATGCTGAAGCAGGGCGGAAACGTCCTGCTGCTTGACGAACCGACGAACGATCTCGACGTCGAAACGCTCGCCGCACTGGAAGATGCGATCGAGAATTTCGCCGGATGCGCCGTGGTCATTTCGCACGACCGCTTCTTCCTCGATCGCCTCGCGACGCACATCCTCGCATTCGAAGGCAACAGCCATGTCGAATGGTTCGAAGGCAACTTCGAAGCCTATGAGGAAGACAAGCGCCGCCGTCTGGGCGATGCGGCAGACCGCCCCACGCGCCTCGCTTACAAGAAGCTGACGCGTTAA
- a CDS encoding GGDEF domain-containing protein, whose amino-acid sequence MQTQILGLVTPLMALFFAATFAVLWKVGGLKRHVLGFAIAYVLSATGYLITHIAPADGTYVFHATQVFYSLASTIMAACVCERVGQKLHLPSFAFVYVISALVLAVAVSTTNDVGPRLIIINMGYGIMFTMCVTTLLAARRREILDLAVIAVMVFQALDFFVRPTLTLLIEQSIPAEVYRDSVYYSLIGLALAIKGVTTAMVLIGATIAEWTTNLRESGERDPLTGLRNRGAFEQAMQEMLSRAQEQGQPVTLVIADIDHFKQVNDIWGHQAGDQAISSFGHLIDQTIRACDVAGRVGGEEFCIAVWNCENDPAERLAGRIRQGFARLKHSGLSDDIRLTASFGVATARAGESYERLFSRADAALYGPRLPAAIALFPSVTDPVPRWPMPRLLPPKDAEPRIEAVADCGAGLGKFRPISIWHESECRDCRCARRSWYGRRVLDCGDGAATRWQRR is encoded by the coding sequence ATGCAAACGCAGATTCTAGGACTGGTCACGCCTTTGATGGCGTTGTTCTTTGCAGCGACCTTTGCGGTGCTGTGGAAGGTGGGCGGCCTGAAACGCCACGTTCTGGGGTTCGCGATTGCTTATGTCCTGTCTGCGACCGGCTATCTGATCACGCACATCGCACCCGCCGATGGCACCTATGTTTTTCACGCGACGCAGGTGTTCTACAGTCTAGCGTCCACGATCATGGCCGCCTGTGTCTGCGAACGGGTGGGGCAAAAACTGCACCTACCGAGCTTTGCCTTTGTCTACGTGATAAGCGCCCTTGTCCTGGCGGTTGCAGTGTCGACTACCAATGACGTCGGTCCGCGGTTGATAATCATCAACATGGGCTACGGCATCATGTTCACTATGTGCGTCACCACACTGCTGGCAGCGCGTCGCCGTGAAATCCTCGATCTGGCTGTAATCGCCGTGATGGTGTTTCAGGCGCTGGATTTCTTTGTCCGGCCAACTCTGACACTGCTGATCGAACAGAGCATTCCGGCAGAAGTCTATCGCGACTCCGTCTACTATTCGCTCATCGGCCTCGCACTCGCGATAAAGGGCGTGACGACGGCAATGGTCCTGATCGGCGCAACGATTGCGGAATGGACCACGAACCTGCGCGAAAGCGGCGAACGCGATCCGCTTACCGGTTTGCGCAATCGGGGCGCATTCGAACAGGCGATGCAGGAGATGCTTTCCCGTGCGCAAGAGCAGGGGCAGCCTGTGACCCTCGTGATTGCCGATATCGACCACTTCAAGCAGGTCAATGACATCTGGGGCCATCAGGCTGGCGATCAGGCGATTTCGAGCTTTGGCCATTTGATTGATCAGACGATACGAGCCTGCGATGTAGCCGGCCGGGTCGGAGGCGAGGAATTCTGCATTGCCGTCTGGAATTGCGAGAACGATCCTGCCGAACGCCTCGCCGGGCGGATCAGACAGGGTTTTGCGAGGCTCAAGCATTCGGGATTGAGCGACGATATCCGCCTTACAGCAAGCTTTGGTGTAGCAACGGCACGCGCAGGTGAATCCTACGAGAGGCTGTTTTCGCGCGCTGACGCGGCGCTGTACGGGCCAAGGCTGCCGGCCGCGATTGCGTTGTTTCCGAGCGTGACGGACCCGGTTCCTCGGTGGCCGATGCCGAGGCTACTCCCGCCGAAAGACGCCGAGCCGCGAATTGAGGCCGTTGCAGATTGCGGCGCTGGACTTGGAAAATTCCGGCCGATAAGCATCTGGCATGAAAGTGAATGTCGCGATTGTCGCTGCGCTCGCCGTTCTTGGTACGGTAGGCGGGTCTTGGACTGCGGTGATGGGGCAGCAACCCGATGGCAGCGCCGCTGA